CCTAGACTGTCAACAATTCTTCACCACAAATATCTGTGCAGACTACGGTCGCTTTCCAAATTGTTCAAATCCAGTAGGAATacatctctgccagttactgAAACCATGAACTTAAACAGCTTGGATGCTAGATGTAGACTCATTGGTAATCCTGCCTCACAGTTATGTCTAAGTAGCTGAGATGTCTATGTGTCACTTGGcatttgtttcttgtttcttgCTCTCCAGCTTTACCCTCTTTCCCTCATGCTGCTCAGTGTCACTTCTGTTCACACCTGCAAGCTGCCCAATACAAACACAGCCTCTTACCCTTATCCACTGTGCAGCTCCAATGGAACAACTTAAGATTTTGAGATTATGATCTGGCAACCCTTTATGGGTTACACATGCCATACCCCAGGGTTGCCAGTTCACAACCAGTTCAGGAATGGGCTATAGGAAATCTAAtttgtttcctcattttcttacTCACCTGAAAAACAAGGCCTCAGTTACAATTACACTTGCACTGCATTCTTTCATCTAATGGCAAATGGAAACCTTTGTGAAATGCCATTGTGAACAGCTGCTACAGAATCTGCAGTTGGAAAAATTAAAGCAAACATGGTATCTGATGGAAACTCCAATGACTAAGAGAAGGAAAAATGGCTAGAAAAGGCTCACGTGACAGTATTCTGTGATCGGTCGGACTGCCGTGTGAGTCTGCCTGCACATAAAGGATCACACATGTATAAACAAACCTCAGACAAACAGAAACCGTGCTAGAAAAATCACCAGAAAGCTGTTAAggttttaaaaagtgctgaGAAGCAGaaggggagatggagagagcaCTGGGAGAGGATCATTCCTGACAGATTATTCCTTTACCAGATGATAGGCTCAGCTTTTCCATAGACAGagccatgcacacacacacatacagacatctTACACTTCTTTCTAGTGTCTCTCATGATACAGTCACATTTCACCAGAGAGGGAGCCATTTGTATGtgcatgtctttgtgtgtgcgtgtctttgtgtgtgtgtgtgtgtgtgtgtgtgtgtgtgtgtgtgtgtgtgtgtgtgtgtgtgtgtgtgtgtgtgtgtgtaatggtaAATGCATTAACAGTGGGAAAAAAGCATGACGACTCCACAAGAAAAGGGGGCAGGACACAAAGCCTCGACAGGGCAACAGAGACAGGCAGGCGTCTGATGTGTCGGACCTTTGAGATACGTCTGACTTCTCTCTGCACCATTTCCTTCACTCTTCCCCTTTTGAGACTTCAAGTTCTGTATCCCTCATCTACATCCCTCAGTGACCTGGCCTCAATTTTCACTGTGTGCTGCTCAAAACAACAGCTACTCTGAAAGAAATGTCTGAGTCAGCATCAGCCAAAGAAGGTAAACTATTCCCCAAACCACAATGCTAAAATCTTCTGCAGGCCAGATCTGTGCAGGGAAGTTAAATAAGAgccatgttttttgtttccttctctATTATTCTGCTGTCTTCATCTCACATTCCTCACTCCTGTGAGGCAGTGGCCACTTTGCAATCTCAAAGGGCAGCTGCCAAATCGGAGGTTGTTAAGATTTTTATCTCTATGTTATTCTTTGGGAGAGACATTGAAGAGGTAAAAAAGGTAATACAGTTGcttcttgcaaaaaaaaaaaaactgctgtcagGCTTGATCCAGCAGAGCTAAGTCCCCCAAATCCCTAATGCTCATCAGCCAGCAGCTCAAGACTTTGTTGTACTGGAAAGATCCCAAGTATGACTGAGTTGAAATTTATGAGTGAGAGCATGAGAAATCAGCTGTCTGTCCTTGAATAAatacagatttgaaaaaaaataaaataaaaaaaaaacataatcccCTTTAAATCTTTTCCAAAATTAGACATCAGTGAGCAGAAAATAAACTCTACATTGTGAGCAGAGGGTAGTTGGTATTAAAACAGGGAAACTACTGTATGCCATTTGTGAGTACATACCTGTGGATACATTAAGTTCAATTTCAAGTTCTCGTTCCAAATGTTAAACACACTGCTGAAATGAAGGTTATTTTCTTCCAGGATGAGGGTGTAAAAACGGAGACAAAAGCCAAACATCTGAAGAGTTTGAGTGCACCAAAAGGACATGAAGAGAAATCAAATACACATGTAAGTATAGTTCATCTGTGTGTATCCACAGGGGTAAATGTGAAATGACGTTGTCTTGCGGGATTTGGGTTTTAATCATTAGCTCATCAGTCTGTCTCATAAATCATCTGAAATAATCTTTCACAGGTGACCCTTTCACTTTTTCCACTGACCCTGAATgacctctcctcttctcttctctctcctcttctctctcctctcatctccgcTCTCCTCTTCGTCAACTCTGCCACTTCACATTCTTTACTTCCCTGGGGTAACACTAACGTCTCCCCCATCTTTACTTTTCTGTtctcatattttctgttttcttctgctctcttctcttctgctctcttctgctctcttctcttctcttcatgtCTGTTGGCATTGCTCTTGTTACATCTGGCTGTATgccctttttttaatattttctcttctctttcactattttctgtttaattctGACTTTCATACCCTAACTTGTCCTGATAATTTGACTTTACATAGCTGTTTCTCTCCACTTTGGCtgcttttgtatgtttgttggCCACAGTGTCTATGTTTtagtctgtctctgtctgcatATTGTATGTGTCGCTCTCTCTATTGCTGCTTTCTCCTCCACTGTCTTCCCCGTTCTCTTATTCTCTTTCACagttaatttgtttttctctgccacacacacacacacacacacacacacacacacacacacacacacacacacacacacacacacacacacacacacacacacacacacacacacacacacacacacacacacacacacacacacacacacacacctctctttcGCTCCCTCCAGCCAGGGAAAGTTGTACTGGTGTTGAGTTTCAATACAGAAGGAAATATTTTCAACCATGCAGGAAATGTCTGAACTGCTAGAATAGTTCTCTtcttcttacacacacacacacacacacacacacacacacacacacacacacacacacacacacacacacacacacacacacacacacacacacacacacacacacacacacacacacacacacacacactctctttttacaaaaatacatttttattagaaaGCCCACAGTAAAAAGAGTAGTTTTAAGAGGAGTAAGAGGAGAGTTTATTTCATCTAATTTAATCTAGCACACAGACTCTGGAGGGGGAGCCAGGCTGCAGACGGGAATGGCACCATAGAAGAAGCGGTCTGTCAGCGGGAAGAGAAGTACCAGAAACAGCAGCACTCCCATGAGATAAGAGAATACTAGAACTGAGCGTTCAGGGTGTTGGAGGGCAGAGCTGATGTCAGGCAGACCCTGGCTGTTACAGAATGAATGGCACAGAACTGGACCCACAACATGAcctaaagaaagagaaaacagattttAGGAGGTTTTCATTTGAGGTGAGCATTTTAGCcaggaagaatggtgttcactCCACATCTCACCAGTTCTCATGAATATAAAGGCAGTAAAGGCACCAAACACTGTTGTGTACAAGAACTGCatccctgcaaaaaaaaaaaatcagtatttctACTGTCCACGTAATACTCTTGGAAAGCTGATACAAGTtatatgcattatataaactaggTTTTAGATATAGACTTTGAGTTAGGTGCAAATCAAGTGATAgctttcaatgttacagtctttttattgccaaagtccttcttttttcccactgcagctcaacagggaaacgcAAGAAGGtaatttaatgctaaaaaatgtaaatgtggcagatagaTGTGGCCACTTGATATACTAACTCAGACTCAGAGAGCTGAAGCCTTActttagatacatttttaaatgcatttttttttttttgcataaatgtgtgtgaagaCATTGTGGGTTTttgcccccatcacttacattgaaagtatacatttgaaggggatcttttaatcgCCAGTATAAACAGAAGGGATGATAACAGTGAGGAAATCACTGCTCATACTGACTGACCCGCCCTTTAACTATGTGATTCAGCAACCAATTCATGAATTATATGTTAATAAataggagggttttttttaagtcaactGACCTGCCACCAAGAGAATGACACTCATACTGTCCTTGTGGAGGCGCCGTTGCTCTATGATGTGGTGGAAATGGgctacaatacaataaaacagtatATTAGTCAAACTATTTGGTGTACAGTTAgcatttcattcaaaaataaTGAAGCACCTTTTATCATgagcaaaaacaaccaaaaagtgtatttaattccaatgttaattaatgtattttaccTTTCATTAACCTTTTATAATGTTGTCATGGTCCTCAAGTTGACTGTAAAGgtgttaaaagaaaatgattaattctagttttttttttcataccaACACCGAAGAACATTGGTGCCATGAAGATGGCAGCGGTGGGTCCAGTGCAGGGCACCAGCATGGGCAACATGGCCCCTCTGAACACCAGCTCCTCTGTCAGTGGCGCCACCACCTGGTTCCTGAGCCACACTGCATCTCCCACACACAACCTCCATGACTGAACATCTGGGGAAATCAAATCAAGACATTATGATGGCATACACATCAAATGCATGCAAGCACACATATAAAAAACTGCACAACTCCAATCAATTTAATATGACATTTAAGTACGAATAGATGCAAACACAGGCATGTTTAACTCACCCAGCGCTGACTGCAGTTCCCCAGTGAAACCTTTAGAGTTGTCCATCGCAGAATGAACCAAGGGACCAAGATAAAATACCTGATGTGTAGAATAAAATCAGATGTTCATAACCTCCAGAGAGAGTacataaaaaagatgaaagcaGAGGCTTTACAGGGCACATTTTCTTAgtatgtggttttaaaaaaatgctcatGGGATATCCCTACAATTTTCAGAGATTTAATTCAGCTTGTAAATGCACACTGTGTTGTACTTGGAGCGGAAAATGAATCTCAGAGATGTCAAAACTGCCTCTGTGCAGCATAAATTAAATGTTCTAAGAAGGAAACAGGATCTACAGTATACTGCTTAACTGTGGTGTCTTAGTTTCAGACTACTTTTACATTTTCCGGTTGACTTTACTTCTAGCAggttaataaaatgatttatttcatgGGAACGCTGGATATGCAGCTTTTattctgttctttgttttttttgtatctgaGACAATCTGCACAGTATTGTAATACCTATTATGCAATGTGTGGtctagtttttgtcattttaataaagAACACAATCTCTGATAAAGGTTggtatcatagactgtatataagaattTTGgacattggtttgtggactgctgcttggaagctgaagcgaatagtttcggatctgagcagcgccatcttgaaaatttccggtgcatgccgggaaaaataaaaacacggattctacttatatgggcatcaggaggggcaagaggcgccctcctgaacctgtgaaccaatcaacctgtcaatcacgacgtagccacgccctaatgcataccctgttttatcatcaaatataaaatcagggaggccaacatttcccaaatgaacattatactgcattgaagaaggctttaaactagcgattgagaccataaacatattttgaaaacgtttactgaggttagaaatcaagtgagaagttggtgaattctccattgacttgtatagagacggaatttcttttgacaccaaaacggtcgccccctggtggccttttgatagaatgcagttttaagttacttccgcgttgggaTCATTTCAGAGAACCGGAAGTCCTCGCCTGGTTGGTATGGACAAAAAACTCTTTTTCTTCAAGGTTTTTCTGGCTTGAATCATTTCACACTTACCATGGTTAGAAGCAGTGGAAATACGGCTGCAGGAATGAAACCTTCCAAGCGAACTCCCATCAACGCCCACACAGACACATCGACCTGGAAGGGCAAGTGCAGCTTTTTAAACATAGTTTTTACCCTTTAGTGATTATAAAGTTAAGCCAATGAGTCCATAAGCTTAACCTCACAGGACTCTGTTTATATAGTGAACATGCCCCTAGGAGTGAGGACACTGTCCTTCACCTGAATGGTCAGGGTTCACTCCCTGACCATCCTTAAAATGTCCTTGAGGAGGATAGTGAACCCCCTTCAGCTCCAGGATGCTGTATTTTGACTgacactgacctttgacctccccGTGGAGGAAATGTTCACCATTGCTGCTCTACACTGAGGATAGATGATGGTGAGTAACATCAAATCACCCATTCTTAATGCTTAATAAACCCCTATATTCTTCGCTAAATGTATATAATCCTCTCTCTAATTCTCTATTTTGCTAGTGCCATTGGTGTATACTTTGGGTGTAAATTATACTGTCAGTGATTGTATACAGTACTAGTCAAAagtttctcattcaagtgaatgggagaTTTATAGGTAGTCCATCTTTTCTGTGGAACACAAACTAGGCTCCCAGAGTTAAactattaataattaatttgtcagtttacaagtattgtgtgtgtgtgtgtatccaaattCTGAAAcattgtattcctctgtgctgtagacctccattgttgtctaaacactattaaaaacacattaatgagccacatcactgcactgggtgacatcaCCCTGAAGATTACCATCAGGTTAGTtcgtttagaaacggctccagaGACCACATGTTCAGTCTCTAGATAGAAGTTTATATGTCAGACACCACTGCACGTGTAACTAGTTTGCTGTGTTATATAACACAACCTCTTGACCTCGTAATACATTGTTATAGAATTGCCTTCCAACACATGAACAGCGTCGTCTACCTCACATGGAACTACTGTGCAGAGACTGAAAACGTaatcgctgttattagtctttggagctcGTTCAAAACCACTGGAACCAAACTATTTGGTGCAAAGGTATGACtcactaatgtgtttttaatcgtttttggaGGTCTACAGCCCAGAGGAATACGATACATCAGGCTTTGGATGCACATACAAAAGTCTTGTaaggatgagttcattgttggtttggttccGCAAAagagatttattgacaataagaaaaatatagccAAATTCTTCAATACTCCGCCATTTGCTGAGATAATGTTTCCTGTCTTTGAATCTAAAAATGTCTGTGAggtaaatataaaaacactaccACATAAACCTTTTCTATCTTATTCATATTCTGCAGTTAATAATGGCTAGCTGGAGAAGTAAGGGAGACAGATGAAGACaatgacatgttttattcacGTGTACTCACCCTGACATCAGCCCAGTGTATCCATGCCTTCACCACGGCAGGTGACAGAGCAGAGACCAGCAGTACACTGGCACAGCGGCGCTTTATGACACTGGGATGgtccctgcacacacacacatagagtagCAGTTACATTAACCCAGTCTAACAGCACTGTCTGAGGACTGCTGGTGAGTTGTGTACCTGGGTAAGATGCTTCTCCAGACGTACAAACTTCCAACATACAAACAGGCCAGCAGAAGACAGCTCAGCACACACACCCAACACCTTGTGTGGGCATGCTCTTCCTGCCTTATAGAGCTATGTTCTGGTTCCAGCATGACAGGAGTGAGCTGTTTGCAATCGGAGCTTCAACTGGTTTCTCAGGTGAGCTACAGCTAAAGCAACAACACGGGTTCATCATGCTTTGGATTGGCTCAGTCCAATCTGACAATCCAGATTAGTGAATCCCAATGAAGAGATCTGTGTTGCAAAGGCAAGCTGATTAACTCTAAtactacacatacacaaatacacaagtgTGCATGTACgtatcactcacacacacgcacacacacacacacacacacacacacacacacacacacacacacacacacacacacacacacacacacacacacacacacacacacacacacacacacacacacacacacacacagaactagCTCTCTAACTGCTCTCGTACACGATATTTGCTGCAGCgaaattcatttgttttgcacAGTGCTGCAGCCTGTGTCATCTTCAACCCCCCACATACCCGTCTACAGACTCTAGGGGAAAAAGATACAACGTCAATGTGTTTGCAAGAAGACTTCCTGTTTAATAAAGTCCTGATCCCCCTTTATCATCCTCTACCTTTGATTTAGGCCTCGGGGAGTGTTAAACGTGTAAAGTAATACTTGTGTAATTCATTTTGTCTGTGCAGTAAAACACACTGAGGTCAGCCTGCAAGTATACAGCTGACACATTCCTGTTGAGACATATTAAATCCCTCTTAATCCCTCTTGTTgtatatacttttgtacattacacattacattttacattttattcatttactattgctattttgCTATTTCACTATGTATAGCccattctttatatttatattttgctattttagtatgtatagttaccGTATTTAGTATATCGTAGTATATGTATCGCCACTATGTGtccgtgtaatgctgctgctactctgtaatttcccagcttgggatcaataaagtatatctatctatctatctatctatctatctatctatctatctatctatctatctatctatctatctatctatctatctatctatctatctatctatctatctatctatctatctaattatCAGTTCTTGCTGgtgacctgagagagagagacacttgTACCCTGACAAGAAATTGAAACTGGTGCAGTAACCACTAGACCACCAGGGACTGATCAATATATTCAGGCAGTGGGTAGACTACCAAATATCAAAATGTACTACGCCACAAGGTATTTACTGCGGAGAATAACAGTACAAAATTATATTCTTAGCAAATTTCAATCAATGATTTTCCTTATTGACAAAGTATTGACTTACAACATTTTCATATATGTGGAAAACTAAAggaagattattattattatttctacatTGTGACCCCTTCTAATCAAACTTGTGGCTTGATACTGTGTAACTGGATTACcttaaaaaatcatttcatttgacCATTTTGCCTTAAAGCTCTATTTTACACAACTGTTTGATTTGCCTGTACTGGTCCAAGTTAGTTTTGGGAAGTATTAATCTGGGTTCATAAAATGTAACaaggttttatgtattttatacaCTTACAACTTCACGAAAGAATACAAATAtctaatttagtgtttttttaaaacttactaactaaaggatgggttcatcatttttaaagtattttctaAAATAACAGTCAAGTACCCAAATTAATATTAACTCttatcattcttcctgttcatactaacAATTAGGAGATCACTTCATAATACGCTTATAATGTGAGTAATCGGGGGCAAAATCCACAATctttccataaaaaaaaatatataaaagttgATTTGAAGGTGATGCTTTagtcatccaaattagtcaaatcaatatctttcaaagttactgcttttttgtacttttgtctctttttgttactatactactacttaggtaaaaaaagaataaatatcaTTAGATGTTCTAAATGTTCTAAAATATCATATCAACTCATTTACacttacaaatatatattaatatcaaCACAGGGACTGTTCATTGTGTGTCCaaagcatcatttaaaaaaaaacagaattaagcAACAAACTCTATTTATTCTTCTTCATCACATTTATCAATATCATTCATCATATCTTCACCTCATAAATACAGACAGCAACATCAGGTACACAGTGCGTAACAGGTATACAGTAGTGATGTGAAGCAGAGTACCACTTAATCATCAGCACACCTCAAAAAAGCATGCATGCAGTAGTCAAACATCACAGAAATGAGGGAAATGTTCGTTTCTGTGAATCAAGCTGGCATGAAGatcacaaccacacacatactgtgGTTGATTCAAGGcacttgaaatgaaataaaaggttTAACCTGGAAAACACTGTGAGCGGCCTTCGTGTGCACACAAGATTGAAGAACACTTTCAACAtctagcaaaaaaaaaacaataaaatatgatacTGCAATATGTGGAATTGCTTTTAACTGCTTTTATCAAACGTGATGTTGAAGACGTGGGTGTTAATCTTGAAACTGAAAGCATGCACAGTACCCTCTACTCACAATATTGTGGGTTTGAGTCCAGCTCATGACGCAAAAATGCTATTCTGTAACTAAAATGTCTTTGCATGTTAACACCTTTTCGGGGTGAAAACTTTCGAAACGGcaatgtaacacaaacacagaatccTTAATGTAAGCAGATTATGAGCAATTGTAAACTATTTACCATAAAAATGACAAGGATGTAGCACATTTTGGCCTGATGTCACGACAAGGGAAAccaattgttttaaaaaagaaaaaccagtGTTCAAACAGAACAAActttaagaagaaaatacacacaaacacgcaaaACACCATATGTGCAAATAGATGTAAAACAATTTGATacatcatttcaataaataaaactaatactATTACCTTAAGACAAACTGTAAAGAATGAAACTTtgataaaaacactgtaaaagatGACAGTTTGCAGCCCTTATCTTGCCCATCAGGGACTTTCCTCATGACAGTTCTTCAGGAAAGTAAAAGGcacttaaaaataaacagaggGAAAGCTGTTTGtgcttctcctctcttctcactGTAAgacacatttgtctttgttgCTGTATTTTCTTCTCCTCATCTCCAGGCCACGTTCCAAACGCTCATCCTCCTCCAGTGCCCtgccaacacaaacacatgtacattACTAGCATCAACCCTCTAAGTTTACTTTGGATCTTCATAatcaaaaaaaatttaaaacatgatacatttttattttcttttgatgaGCTTTCACACAGCTGCACAACCACATACTCACCCTCTCTCCTTGGCGTCAATGTCTCTTATGATCTCATCCCTTTGGTTGACCAAAGACACCAGCTCTTGGAGGAGCAGctgctccctctgctgctgagCGGATGACTTCTGCCAGTCTGCAGGACAAAACAGCAGCAATTTACGGATCTAGCATGTACCCCATTTAtagcattttctgttttcttgcgttgatcaaaaatgtaacattgtgATTAAAATGAGACAGTCAACTATGTGTGACTGACGACAGGCCAGACATTGATATCAGGGAAACTACAAGGTAGACTGTCAGTAATAATGTGAATGAGAAAACTATTTCACATCTGCTGTATTTATGCTGCTAAGTGGTGAACAGCAGAAATGCAAACTGTGTactaaccatagactgtaaataagaaatagacgtaacatccgtgacgtcacccattggtttgtggactgctgctcggaagccaatagtttcgattgtgggcagcgccatcttgaaaatttcaggtgcattccgggtaaaataaaaacacggattctacttatatgggcatcaggaggagcaagaggcgccctcctgaacctgtgaaccaatcaacctgtcaatcacgacgtagccacgccctaatgcataccctgctttatcgtcaaatataaaatcagggaggccaaaatgtcacaaatgaacatcatactgcattgaagaaggctttaaactagcgattgagaccataaacacattttgaaaacgtttactgaggttagaaatcaagtgagaagttggtgaattctccattgacttgtatagagacggaagtccttttgacaccaaaacggtggccccctggtggccttttgatagaatgcagttttaagttacttccgcgttggcatcatttcagaggaccggaaatcCCCGCCTGGTACTAACCTTCTATTGCCATCATGACCCGTAGTTCTCTGGTCAGAAGCTCAAATCTCCTCTCCAGATCCTGCTCCTCTTGCCTGTagatacaataatacaacaatcAGGCAAATTGAgagaagtgtgtatgtgcatacatGTGTAATGTTTGTGCGTGAGAGGTCTTACAGTAGTTCCAGGTTGTCCTGTCTGCGAATCAGAGCATTCTTCTTGTTCACCAGAGTGAACCACTCCTGAATCagcctctcctcttcatcacggTCACTTCCTTTATgaacagaaatttaaaaaaaaagacagctcAAACCTACACCCTTACCCAGTGTGTGAAATACAGGGGATCTCAGGTGGTCTTATACCACTTAAGGAACAGGTAACACCCTGACAGCATCTAAAaaatgaagggttagggttagggtttatactactactaataatatcCCTGAGTTGTAAAGTTTATCTGCATgttgaacagaaaataaacagagagCTGATGTAGATCCTTTTAGTTATGGTGCCACCCTGAACAAATTAGTGCAAAACACATAAATAGgtataacaatatatttatcTGCATATTCGAAAAAGCCTAAATGACACTTTAACactcatgtcgtcctcccgggtcaaattgaccccgtctgttttgactgttccttctttcctcccttccttcctccctccttctctctttctttcctccctctctctttccttcctccatccccctttcttccttctttcctccctccttttctttccttccttccttctctctttctttcctcccccctaccttcctcccttcctttattcctctttccttcctttctccctccctcctaccttccttcctttcctcccttccttcctccctcctttccttccttccttcttccttcctcccttccttccttcctccctcctttcctcctttccctctttcttcctcccttcaatgcttccttgactcgaggacaacaggagggttaaagtccaATAAACATGAAGTCAATATGAGtccttaaaaaatgaaacaacagaTAGTATAGACTGTCCAAAATGAAGAATGTcctcacattttaaaacttcctacaattttttctgttttttttgttacagcATATAGGATTTTTAATTGTGGGA
This Scomber scombrus chromosome 14, fScoSco1.1, whole genome shotgun sequence DNA region includes the following protein-coding sequences:
- the LOC133994298 gene encoding CAAX prenyl protease 2-like translates to MLEPEHSSIRQEEHAHTRCWVCVLSCLLLACLYVGSLYVWRSILPRDHPSVIKRRCASVLLVSALSPAVVKAWIHWADVRVDVSVWALMGVRLEGFIPAAVFPLLLTMVFYLGPLVHSAMDNSKGFTGELQSALDVQSWRLCVGDAVWLRNQVVAPLTEELVFRGAMLPMLVPCTGPTAAIFMAPMFFGVAHFHHIIEQRRLHKDSMSVILLVAGMQFLYTTVFGAFTAFIFMRTGHVVGPVLCHSFCNSQGLPDISSALQHPERSVLVFSYLMGVLLFLVLLFPLTDRFFYGAIPVCSLAPPPESVC